From the genome of Candidatus Binatia bacterium:
TACGTACCAATGCCCTTCCTCCGACTGCACTTCCGTCCTCGATGCGTCCCCGCCGTCCAGGACCATCCGAATATCGGGAAAGAACGTGACGTCGGTGAATTTCTGCGAGAGGTCGCGAAGCGGTCTTCCGATGTCGGACGGCAACAGGCTGAACAGGGCTGTCGCAGCCGGAGTGAAACGCCGAATGCACTTCTGGCGGTCCACTTGAAGCATGGCGATTTTGCTGCTGAGCAGCAGGTTGTCGAGATCGTCTGTCAACGTTCCGATCTCGCCAGACCCATGTCCTGCGACTTTCTGCGAAGGAGGAACCCTCGTGGCGGACGACGGCACGGCCAGCCGAACCACCGATGCTCGCGCGCCCGGGGTGGAACCCGTCGATTTGGGTCGGATCTTCATGATATCGGCCGCCTCGCCTGCTCGCGCAGACTCTTCCCCTGCCCGTCCGGAATCGAAACCTGCAGGTGCCAGACCCCTGCGTCCAGAACGTTAGCGCAGCGGTGTCTCAACGCATAGACCGGAAAACTACGTGAATTCGATCTGACGGTCGGGGCCTCCGAGGGCCGGCTCATCGAGGCTCGACCGAAGTTTTTGCCAGGAAATGCTTCGGCGCAGCCCCAGGGAGACGGCACTGCGCTTTGCTGGACACGGCCCGGAGGACGCGTGCGCTTTCCATGATGTCGATCTTTCGCGATAACGAGAACCGCGAACATTCCCTGGCCGGGAACCACACGATCGGCCTCGCGACGCCGAGCCGCGGCGCGAACCAGATCGAGATTTGGCGTGGCCACATGGACGCGGATGCCGCCACGCCGCCGCACGCGCACGACAGCGAAGATGTCGTGCTGCTTCTGTCCGGAAGGAGACGCGCGACGCTCGACGAAAAGGAGATTCCCTATCGGGCCGGCGATACGATGATTCTGCCGGCGCACAAGGTGCATCAAATCTTCGCCGACAGCCGCACCGAGTTCGTCAACGCGACGCGGATTGGCGGCATCGTTACCCTTCGCGACGGGGAAGTCCTGGATCTGCCCTGGCGGGAGTAAGTCGGACCGACCCGCTGCTCACGGTGACACACGCTTTCCGGCGAGGGATGCGCATGAACGACCTCCGTCATTATTTCCACGCGCAAGCCTGCAACAACGCGTGGTCCAACCTGCGACTCCTGCGCGCGTGCGCGGGGCTCGACGACACGGAGTTTGCCGCGCCGCGCACCGGCTTCTTCCCGTCGCTGAAGGATACGCTGAACCACATCGTGACGGTCGACTGGCTGTACGCCGACGCGCTCGAGCGTGCCGCCCACGGGCGGCCGGTGAACTCCGCCGCCGCCCGCTTCTTCGAGCCGCCCTCGCCGTTCGCCACTTGCGCCGCACTCGCGCCGGCGCAGCGCGAGGTCGACCGGCGGCTCGTTGCGCTCTGCGCCGGCCTCACCGATCTATCATGGACCGTATCGATCCAGCGCGACGACCACGTGCAGCGCGAGCCGCTCGTATGTGTGCTCGCCCATCTGTTCCAGCACCAGATTCACCACCGCGGTCAGGCCCACGCGATGCTCGCCGGCACGGCCGTGAAGCCGCCCCAGCTCGACGAGTTCTTCCTCGCCGAAGAGGCGCCACTGAGGGCCGAGGAGCTCGCGGTGCTGGGGCTGCGCGAAGACGAGATCTGGTCGGATTGAGGAACGCGCGCCCTTGAGCGACGGAAGCGTAAGCTCGGCAGTCGCGCCGAGGCGAGTGCGAGCGTCGGAGCGGGTCGTAGAGCAGCGCCCCTCTTGGATGGCGCGTGGCGATGCGTTCCTCGTCTTCCGATCCCTGTGGATCGTCCACACTTTCTCCGACGGAATACCGTCGGGCGCCGGGCCTTCGAGAAAAGATCCTTCAATCAGCGCGTTGATTGGCGCGGAACGATCCTTTAGCGCCCCGCGCCGCCCACCCTCTTACTATCGATAAGACGCCGAGCATTTATGACATCCGTCACTAACGTCGAGAAGCACGGATCAATCATCGCAGCCTCAATCGAGCCCACTTTGTCAGCTCCGCCGGCTACGGCGACCACTTGTCGCGACGAACTTGCCGCATGCTCGCGCAACTCACGCGGCTTGATCGCAACGAGATCCCGCTCAATGTCGGCGAGGACGTTGCCCTCAGCGTCGAACGGAACCCACGCGATCTCGCCGACCGCGTCCTTCATCACGCGCTTGACCATCGCGCTGCTCATCTGACCGAGGATGTCGAGATAACGCTTGCCCTGGGCGTTGCCGATACCAACGACGAAGAGCTGAGCGGCGCCGGCGGCTTTCATGATCTTGTTCACTCCGTATCGCTCGAGGTACTTCGCGCGCTCGGCGGCGTCGAACGAGTAGAAGTTGCCCGGTAGCGACGGCGCGCAGGCCTTGATCCGCACCCTGCCCTCGTCTCCGCTATCGTCGCCGTGATAGTCGGCGCCGAAAGCGCGATTGACGCTGAGCGCCAGCGTGGTCGCCTGAGTGGCCGGGTAGCTGAGGTCGACGGAGTGCCCGGTGCCGAGGACGGCCGGGTAGAACTCGAGCGTGCGGCCGCGCGTTTCCGCGGCGGGCTGGGACGTCAGGCCGAAGATCAGCGACTCGAAGACTGCGTGCACCGTACGCCCGGCGGCTGCCGTGATCCTGATCTCCGCGTCCCGCAGCCTCTTCAGCTCTTCCAGGACGATCGAAGCCGCCGGCCCCGCGAGGTTGCCTTCGTTCTTGCCGCTGCCGCCGGGTACGACGACGACCCTTTTCACACGTGTCTCCCGCAACTTGTCGGCGAGCTCGTGCGAGAGCGCGTGCTCGGGCCGCGGCTTGAGGTGGAACTCGATGATCCCCTCTTCCCGGGCGCGCGTCAGGAGCCTTGAAATGCTTGCCTGTGAAAGTTGAAGACGGATCCCGAGCTCTTTCTGCGAGAGGCCCTCGATGAAAAAACCTCGCGCAGCCTCCCCCATGAGGTAGGCCTCGCCGAGCTGCCACTGGGGGCGTTTGGCGGGGGGACGGGATCGGACCGAACGAACGGGTGACAGCCTGGCCATGGTGCGTATTCCTTATCTAATACGAGTACTTGCCGGCCGCGGTTATCCTGCGAAGATACGCCGGCCCGCGGCCCGCAGCAAACAGATTCACACGGGAATCAGAAGCTGATCGATCGATTCTCGAATCGATATCCGTAACAAGATTTTGATCGGATTATGATCCAGCCATTGCAAATCTATTCCCGGGCCTGTAAATGCCGTCGCGTCGGCAATCCCGCAGCCCCGTCGGGACCACCCGGGAACCGGCCTGATGCCGCGCCAGCCTTTCCAAATGTGCGGCAGTCGCTCCGTCCATTCATGAGGAGGGAACTCATGTCTGAGCCGCACGATTTCACCATGCCGTCTGTCTTCGCCACGCCGCCGCCGGTTCTGCAGGCGCCGCTCACGCTGCTCCGAGGCAGGAAATTCCAGGGGCCGAGCAACATGTTCCTGCTGCACCAGAAAGATGTCGCCTATCTCGTCCTCGCCAAACGCATTCCCGAAACCGTATTCTACGCGCGCTATCTCTCCGAGATTCCCCGCGGTGTGAACGCGGTCGTGGTACGCACCGCGAACAAGGGTGCGATGAAGCTCGTCGGCTTCGCAAGTGTCCGCGCGGCCCTGCGCGCCATCTACCCGAAGGAGAATTTCATGGAAGTCGGGCCTGGTGTGGTCGTGAACCTGGATTTCGTCGTCGCCCTTCCCGAGCCTGGGAGAAAGCGCCGCATCGTGCTGATCGAAGTCGCGGGAGTCCTGGAAGGCATCGCGGTCTCGCGCCGCGGTGAGGCCAGGCTGCGGACTGCGCTCCGCGAACGTCAGTTGACCAATTAGAAGAGCGTCGGCCTGCCCGAGAGCAGCCTCGCCCGCGCGACGCCAGCCAGCAGACGGTGCGGCCGCCGCATGCCCGACGGCATGCGGCGGCCGCTCCCTGCAACGCGCTCCGCGCAGCCGACGCGTCACCATTGCATTGCGCCGCGGGGCGCACGCGACTACGGGAGAGCGACCACCTCCACTCCGGGCTCATCCCCATCCAGTGCGGCCCTTGGCTCCCACTCGACGTCGTGGCGCAGAGGATCGTGCAGAGCCAGCTGGCGGCCTCCGTGAACGACATACGTCCACCCGCAGTGTGACTCCTCTTCCGCCGCATCCGCGAGCTCCGTAACCGCGCGTCCGCGTCGCCGCGCGCGCGTGTCCTGCGGCGGTTCGACCATTGCGCGGGCAATCTCCTCGTCGCTGACGATGCGGTGGGACAGCACGCCTGCGCAATCCAGCGTCTCGAAGATTCCCTCGTCTCCGAGGGCAGCAAAGCGGCAATCGACTTCGAAGAGCTGGCTGCGGACGAGGTCGAAGCGCTGGAGCTGATCCATGCTCATCCCGGCGCGCTCCGCCTCGCGATGGGCCATGCGCAGCTTGTTCCCGTCGTACCAGGTCGTCGCCTTGTGAAGACGCGCGGGATGCGGCTGTTTCGCGCCGCCGGGATCCTGCTCCTCGGGCGGTGCGGCCTCTACCCGTTCCCGAACTTCGTTGCAGCGGGCCTGCTCGTCCTCCGTGAAACCCGCGCGCTCGAGCCGGTCGCGATACAGGGCGAGCTTGGTGGTCCAGTCGAGCTTTCCGACCGTTTCCATCGGATCGCGTGACAACGCATCGAGGATGCCGCGCCATCTCCGGCACACATCGTCCGTCCAGTCCGGGAACGTGAGCTCGGCAGCGTAGCGTTCGACGACCTCGAGGATGCCGCGCTGGATATCCACGACACCGAGTTCGCGCCCGTCCGCTAACCTTAGCGGCTTTCGCACCGATGGGTCGCGCGCGACCGCGTGGGCGGCAGCGAGAGGATCCGCGAGTGCCAACGCGGCGAAGGCCTGCGGGTTGTAGTCGAGCGTCAGCACCACGAGCGATGTCGTCCCCACTTTCAGGAACAGCGCGAGCTGTGAGCAAAGAGCCTCTCCGTAGGTCATATGAAGACGATGCCACGGAGGGTTCGACAGCGATTCGTCGCGCGTGTGGATGATCCCGCGCGCGTCGGTACTGCACGGCGAGATCACCGCACACAGGTGCATCGCGCGCGGCGACAGGACGAAGTGCATCCCGGCGCCACGGTTGTCGAAACCGCCGGCGCCCGAGTAAACGATCCGCGTGGTCATGTGCGGGACCAGTCCGTTGGCCACTTCCCCGATGTGCCTGCGGCACAGGTAGCTCTCGTGCTGTCCCCACGTATTTTCGCTGCCGGAGAAATCGACGTTGCTTCTCGTCAGCAGGCTGCGCACGAGACGTGGATCCGACTCCCGTGCGGCGGCTACGGCCTCACCAAGCATTCGGTCGCCGGCGGCCACGTGCCGTACAACGTCGGTGGGGTTCGTGACCTCCGGCGTGCAGTACTCGGGATGCGCGCCGCAGTCGACGTAGAAGCGTCCACCATTGCTCAGAAAGAACCCCGAGACTTCGTCCCGCGGCAGACGCGGGCGCAGCCTCATCTGTTGAAGGAGAACTTCCGCCGCATGCTCCGTGGGCATCGTCTTCCGGCGCTGGTTCCACAACGAGAGCGCATACTCGGTCTCCACCCCGAACAGCGCGACGGGCAACGGCGGGTTACTGGCCGCCATGCTGCCTGGCCGCGCGAAGGTAACGGCGGGAATCGTCGGACAGGCGTTGGTTGACGGCCTCGCGGGCGGTCTGGAGAAGCGTAGCCATCGCGCGCAGCACGTCATCGTTTGCCCCGTCTACGGCGGGGACAGTGGACGCCTGCTTTTCGGGAATCGGTCGTTCACGTTGTTCCATTGGGGTTCCTCCGGTCGGGTTGTCGGCTTCTGCAAAGATCGATCCTGGAAATTTGTCTCGGTGGACGCTTCCTCCGCCGGCGTCGCGTCCCGCTCGAGCGGACGTGAGAAGGCCGGGTCACGCGGATCGTCGAGCGCCAGCTCGAAATCCGGCCCTCCGTCGGCAGGGCGGATGCGA
Proteins encoded in this window:
- a CDS encoding sugar-binding domain-containing protein; protein product: MARLSPVRSVRSRPPAKRPQWQLGEAYLMGEAARGFFIEGLSQKELGIRLQLSQASISRLLTRAREEGIIEFHLKPRPEHALSHELADKLRETRVKRVVVVPGGSGKNEGNLAGPAASIVLEELKRLRDAEIRITAAAGRTVHAVFESLIFGLTSQPAAETRGRTLEFYPAVLGTGHSVDLSYPATQATTLALSVNRAFGADYHGDDSGDEGRVRIKACAPSLPGNFYSFDAAERAKYLERYGVNKIMKAAGAAQLFVVGIGNAQGKRYLDILGQMSSAMVKRVMKDAVGEIAWVPFDAEGNVLADIERDLVAIKPRELREHAASSSRQVVAVAGGADKVGSIEAAMIDPCFSTLVTDVINARRLIDSKRVGGAGR
- a CDS encoding cupin domain-containing protein, giving the protein MMSIFRDNENREHSLAGNHTIGLATPSRGANQIEIWRGHMDADAATPPHAHDSEDVVLLLSGRRRATLDEKEIPYRAGDTMILPAHKVHQIFADSRTEFVNATRIGGIVTLRDGEVLDLPWRE
- a CDS encoding proteasome accessory factor PafA2 family protein, with translation MAASNPPLPVALFGVETEYALSLWNQRRKTMPTEHAAEVLLQQMRLRPRLPRDEVSGFFLSNGGRFYVDCGAHPEYCTPEVTNPTDVVRHVAAGDRMLGEAVAAARESDPRLVRSLLTRSNVDFSGSENTWGQHESYLCRRHIGEVANGLVPHMTTRIVYSGAGGFDNRGAGMHFVLSPRAMHLCAVISPCSTDARGIIHTRDESLSNPPWHRLHMTYGEALCSQLALFLKVGTTSLVVLTLDYNPQAFAALALADPLAAAHAVARDPSVRKPLRLADGRELGVVDIQRGILEVVERYAAELTFPDWTDDVCRRWRGILDALSRDPMETVGKLDWTTKLALYRDRLERAGFTEDEQARCNEVRERVEAAPPEEQDPGGAKQPHPARLHKATTWYDGNKLRMAHREAERAGMSMDQLQRFDLVRSQLFEVDCRFAALGDEGIFETLDCAGVLSHRIVSDEEIARAMVEPPQDTRARRRGRAVTELADAAEEESHCGWTYVVHGGRQLALHDPLRHDVEWEPRAALDGDEPGVEVVALP
- a CDS encoding DinB family protein encodes the protein MNDLRHYFHAQACNNAWSNLRLLRACAGLDDTEFAAPRTGFFPSLKDTLNHIVTVDWLYADALERAAHGRPVNSAAARFFEPPSPFATCAALAPAQREVDRRLVALCAGLTDLSWTVSIQRDDHVQREPLVCVLAHLFQHQIHHRGQAHAMLAGTAVKPPQLDEFFLAEEAPLRAEELAVLGLREDEIWSD